In Marinitoga sp. 1197, the genomic window TCTTCCAGTGGCAATTGAAGTGTAAATCCCAAAGCTTGATGCCCTCTTGGAACTATTGTAACTTTATGTACTGGATCTGCATTTGGTAATAAAGCCCCTACAATAGCATGTCCCAATTCATGATAAGCAATAATTTTTCTTGTTTTATCAGAAATAACCCTGCTTTTTCTTGCTGGACCGGCAATTACCCTGTCTATAGCTTCTTCTAATTCATTCATATCTATAATAGTTTTGCCTTTTCTTGCAGCGAGCAAAGCGGCTTCATTTATTAAATTTTCAAGATCTGCCCCTGAAAAGCCTGGAGTCCTTCTTGCTAATACTTCAATATCAATATTTGGAGATATTGGTTTCCCACGCATATGTATTTTTAAAATTTGCTCTCGACCTTTCACATCAGGCATATCCAGAATAACTTTCTTATCAAACCTTCCAGGTCTAAGTAATGCTTTATCTAAAATATCTGGTCTATTTGTTGCTGCCATTATAACTATTCCAACTCGAGGATCAAAACCATCCATTTCAACAAGCAATTGATTTAATGTTTGTTCCCTTTCATCATGTCCTCCACCTAAACCTGCACCTCTTTGCCTTCCAACTGCATCAATTTCATCTATAAATATGATAGCTGGTGCATTTGCTTTAGCCTGTGCAAATAAATCTCTAACCCTTGCAGCACCAACACCCACAAATAATTCTACAAAATCAGAACCACTAATATAGAAAAACGGAACCTTCGCTTCGCCTGCAACTGCTCTTGCTATTAAAGTTTTTCCTGTTCCCGGAGGACCAACTAACAAAATTCCCTTTGGCATTCTAGCACCCATTTTATTAAACGCCTGTGGATTTTTTAAAAATTTAACTATATCTTCCAGTTCTTCTTTCGCTTCATTCACACCAGCAACATCATTAAAGGTTATTCTTTCTTTTTCAGGATCATATTTTCTCGCAGGACTTTTTGTAAAATTCATTCCCTGCGGTCCTCGACCGGTTAATGGTCTCAACATAATCATCCATAAAAAAATCAATATAATAAATGGAATCACATAACTTAAAATTCCATATAACCATCCAGACGTAACATCCTGCTTAAAATCCACTTCTATATTTTTTTCTATTAACTTATTAACAAGGTTTGAATCCCTTAATACAACAGGTGCAAACAATTCATATGTTTGTCCATCAATAGTTTTTATGTTTATATTACCTGTATCTTTTACTAAAACTTTTGATACTCTACCTCGTTCTATTAAATCAATAAACTGCGTATAACTAATAGTCAAGCTTGTTGTATCTACTGTCATTCCTCTAATAATAAAAAATATTATAAGACCTATAACAAAATAAACAGCTATAATCCCAAGCAACCTTTTTCTATTATTACTATTTGGTCCTTTATTTTCCGCCAAGAGATTTTACCTCCTTTAATATATAAAGCATATTCTTTTCTTTTTTTAATAATATATTATTAATTTTTCTTTTTCCTTTTGTTTTCATATATAATATTTTCTCAACTTCTTTTTTAGACGGGGGTAACTCATTTAAATCTAAGAAAATCATTCTTAATATCTCTTTATCTAGAAAATCATTTTCTAATATAAACTTATACTCTTCGTTTTCTCTCTGAACGCGCTCTTTATAAATTTCGTTGAGAAAATATCTATATTCCCAGGTTATTTCTGCAAATCTAAAAATTGCATCCTCATACTTTTCATTTATTTCCTTCATCTTAGGTAATATTTCATGCCTTATTTTATTTCTCGCATATTTTGTATCAAAATTGGATTCATCGATAACATATTTAACATTGTTAATTGTAACATATTTTTCCAGATTTTCAAAATTTAAACTTAATATCGGTCTTGTAACATTTTTGTATACAGGTAATACACCTCCTATACCAAAAATACCTGTACCTTTGATCAATCTATACACTACAGTTTCTGACAAATCTTTTGAATAATGAGCAATGGCTATTTTGTTATACATTTTTGACTCTAATATTTCATTGAAAAATTCATATCTCAATTTCCTTGCTGCCTCTTCAATTCCA contains:
- the ftsH gene encoding ATP-dependent zinc metalloprotease FtsH translates to MAENKGPNSNNRKRLLGIIAVYFVIGLIIFFIIRGMTVDTTSLTISYTQFIDLIERGRVSKVLVKDTGNINIKTIDGQTYELFAPVVLRDSNLVNKLIEKNIEVDFKQDVTSGWLYGILSYVIPFIILIFLWMIMLRPLTGRGPQGMNFTKSPARKYDPEKERITFNDVAGVNEAKEELEDIVKFLKNPQAFNKMGARMPKGILLVGPPGTGKTLIARAVAGEAKVPFFYISGSDFVELFVGVGAARVRDLFAQAKANAPAIIFIDEIDAVGRQRGAGLGGGHDEREQTLNQLLVEMDGFDPRVGIVIMAATNRPDILDKALLRPGRFDKKVILDMPDVKGREQILKIHMRGKPISPNIDIEVLARRTPGFSGADLENLINEAALLAARKGKTIIDMNELEEAIDRVIAGPARKSRVISDKTRKIIAYHELGHAIVGALLPNADPVHKVTIVPRGHQALGFTLQLPLEDKYLMTKEEILDRITGILGGRAAEELVFNQITSGAANDLQKATEYAKIMILKFGMSERLGPVAWGAEEEEVFLGKELAKMKNYSEETANEIDNEIKRIIIESYEKAKGILEENIDKLHSIAKVLLEKETLSGDELNELLGKNEDTSIKEANNDGGELGES
- the tilS gene encoding tRNA lysidine(34) synthetase TilS, coding for MKLEYEVLRFIRKYNMYESGDRVLLGVSGGRDSMVMMDILFKLKDNLNISLGVAHFNHSLRKNADDEELFVKRECRKRSLPFYSKKMDVGNYAKDNKIGIEEAARKLRYEFFNEILESKMYNKIAIAHYSKDLSETVVYRLIKGTGIFGIGGVLPVYKNVTRPILSLNFENLEKYVTINNVKYVIDESNFDTKYARNKIRHEILPKMKEINEKYEDAIFRFAEITWEYRYFLNEIYKERVQRENEEYKFILENDFLDKEILRMIFLDLNELPPSKKEVEKILYMKTKGKRKINNILLKKEKNMLYILKEVKSLGGK